One stretch of Chryseobacterium indologenes DNA includes these proteins:
- a CDS encoding translocation/assembly module TamB domain-containing protein, protein MAKLENNNENENKKSVAENLGDQVQKTVENVEEKVRETVKEASELASDAINHPVETAGEFGKQAIKDVTSYTWWAKLLLILFWLGIVLIGGVLITINLPVTKQWAADQALKLVNNDFKSGFSTESVDVNYFGDVTIKGLKVKDYKGLDFIQAREFRADSDWISLAVNAISGKSNSLSFNSLTLVNANIKVITYKGDSISNFVRFTELFDDGKKRDPKKPPFQLNSRVQIIDSKVSIVNENSDGDHGKWLTATNFNLKAPNVKIVGPNITALINNMSFVTSRWGKSHIVDTFSTELSLTKQFLSLKDLTLNTDHTLLQGDIKFNLHDGSWADFADKVRWDMNINQGSQVSGYDISYFVTNWDNIKPFNLSGKMTGPLNKFHLENFLIRNPDVNIATKTMKVDNLLNGHFSIETKDLSTDFTYKDLKAMMPTFISGKMKNFADDFGKLKYNGTAKVNPDQVYVESGNLMTGIGQAKISKLSLTGYSTSMPKYSGRLEVKDLNTSVITKNKSVGLISGNFDLNGQSFDVNTMRLTTKSQITSIEIMDKVINNLYLDGLLDHKKYNGLITVNDEQAKATIKGLIDFSTSKISMDVNADVTQLNMNYFTNKPGSQIVSGKVEGKMSMSSINDLTLDVNANNLHFATATQKYDIPAAKLKTFIEGGGRVIDVDAPGAANGKISGKYNLADLVGMVENGVGRILVGPPPRKLYRGQNFAMKFDVQQGLVNYFLPDLKLPNGAMVEGEYDGDSNNLILNLDATALKYIMTKEEEITDADKALASSNPDYQINNRKNLSRDSALVDSVKVRINTANLAQQLYARINRLEYNKNIIKDFELKGNNENGNTLHLATVFKHGSPDDEINEKLKEYAINVDQSTDAAGDYVFRFEPTEVKFNEVSWAIDTSPELNHSITYRKNTGDFDIRNLRVYSDKSALFIKEAQFKSIKDFYVDADISDFAIEKLLEMQSGGNSMDIKGLANGSVKIKMDKSTLQPLVDLTVDDIKMNGNDMGDISISATNGFSLNVYDIDVKVHSAGVLGSNSLNLTGTVNNNTASPDIDLTAEMRDFDLSFTQQFVQTIFGNLRGKATGDLKINGKLNNLDYSGDIALKDFGLKLLFTGVDYSFDDNVIQLSKGLAILNNIEVHDGRTNSKGNISGAIRFETLSSMGIDLIMRADNLLVLNSTQKDSDLFWGRVYGQGDLYVSGPVSGLSINTPNMKALNGSTFTFNSASTSNVEEFKMLRFLKEGKDGLVTLEEKKKTGANMNIDFNLAVDKGTTVNVLIGDDVGSITVKGAADPLRFHMNRQGNIAMSGTYKVDNGTFISKAILNKTFQIQKNSSIRWDGDAMKPALDITANYVRMVSNAGEYLSMGKLQPISILLQANITESLVDPKVELNVTAMDVSSQVRETLAAKMSQEGEKVLQFGSVLLLSTFNVSNTGGVDVNVGNVAESSGYNMLLKQLGSVLNTMSNEFQIDLNYVKGDQNSNIGDRANAGVSVALSPRVNIKTGLGIPLSKTEASTTGAQNNYLSGEGSIEYDLSKKNDGTLVVRGYSKPTNIGMISTNGTANQAYGVGVMWSKSFNSLFKKKKKDKKVSADKTEIKTDSTKSNAK, encoded by the coding sequence ATGGCAAAGTTAGAGAATAATAACGAGAATGAGAATAAAAAATCAGTAGCTGAAAACCTAGGGGATCAGGTACAGAAGACTGTTGAAAATGTAGAAGAAAAGGTACGGGAAACAGTTAAAGAAGCCTCTGAACTGGCTTCAGATGCTATCAATCACCCTGTAGAAACTGCTGGAGAGTTTGGTAAACAGGCTATAAAAGATGTCACCAGCTATACCTGGTGGGCAAAGCTTCTTCTTATTCTTTTTTGGTTAGGTATTGTTCTTATTGGAGGGGTACTTATTACCATCAATCTTCCGGTTACCAAGCAATGGGCAGCAGATCAGGCTTTGAAGCTTGTGAATAATGATTTTAAATCCGGATTTTCCACCGAAAGTGTAGATGTCAACTATTTTGGAGATGTTACCATAAAAGGATTAAAAGTAAAAGATTATAAAGGACTGGATTTTATTCAGGCCCGTGAATTTCGCGCAGATTCAGATTGGATATCTCTTGCGGTGAATGCCATTTCGGGAAAAAGCAATTCCTTAAGCTTCAATTCCCTTACCCTAGTTAATGCCAACATAAAAGTTATTACTTATAAAGGAGATAGTATTTCCAATTTTGTCCGCTTTACAGAATTATTTGATGACGGAAAGAAGAGAGACCCTAAAAAGCCTCCTTTTCAGCTGAATTCAAGAGTACAGATTATAGATTCTAAAGTATCTATCGTTAATGAAAACTCTGATGGGGATCATGGGAAATGGCTTACCGCCACAAATTTTAATTTAAAAGCTCCCAATGTTAAGATCGTGGGTCCCAATATTACGGCGCTTATTAATAATATGTCTTTTGTTACCTCCAGATGGGGGAAATCTCATATTGTAGATACATTTTCAACAGAACTGTCTTTAACCAAGCAGTTTTTGTCATTAAAAGACCTTACCTTAAATACAGACCATACTTTATTGCAGGGAGATATTAAATTCAATCTTCATGATGGTTCATGGGCAGATTTTGCAGATAAGGTTCGTTGGGATATGAATATTAATCAGGGAAGCCAGGTAAGCGGATATGATATCAGCTATTTTGTGACCAACTGGGATAATATCAAACCGTTTAATCTTTCAGGAAAAATGACGGGCCCTCTGAATAAATTTCATTTAGAGAACTTTCTGATCAGAAATCCGGATGTGAATATTGCGACTAAAACCATGAAGGTGGATAATCTTTTGAACGGACATTTTTCTATTGAAACCAAGGACCTTTCTACCGATTTTACCTACAAAGATCTGAAAGCGATGATGCCTACATTCATTTCCGGCAAGATGAAGAATTTTGCAGATGATTTTGGTAAGCTAAAATATAACGGAACGGCTAAAGTGAATCCTGATCAGGTTTATGTAGAGAGTGGCAATTTAATGACAGGAATAGGACAAGCGAAAATTTCTAAACTATCATTAACAGGATATAGTACGTCTATGCCGAAGTATTCAGGTCGTCTTGAAGTAAAAGATCTTAATACTTCTGTTATCACTAAGAATAAATCGGTTGGCCTGATTTCCGGTAATTTTGATCTCAATGGACAGAGTTTTGATGTGAATACAATGCGTCTTACCACAAAATCTCAGATTACCAGCATTGAAATCATGGATAAGGTCATCAATAATCTCTATTTGGATGGATTATTAGATCATAAAAAATACAATGGGCTGATTACGGTTAACGATGAACAGGCAAAAGCGACCATCAAGGGATTAATAGATTTCAGTACTTCTAAAATTTCGATGGATGTTAATGCGGATGTTACCCAGTTGAACATGAATTATTTTACCAATAAGCCAGGAAGCCAGATTGTAAGCGGAAAGGTAGAAGGTAAAATGTCTATGTCATCCATTAATGACCTTACCTTGGACGTTAATGCCAATAATCTTCACTTTGCGACCGCTACACAGAAATATGATATTCCTGCAGCGAAATTAAAAACATTTATTGAGGGTGGAGGCCGTGTTATTGATGTAGATGCACCGGGAGCTGCTAATGGAAAAATTTCAGGTAAATATAATCTGGCAGATCTTGTAGGAATGGTTGAGAATGGAGTAGGAAGGATTCTTGTGGGACCACCACCAAGAAAATTATATAGAGGTCAGAATTTTGCAATGAAATTTGATGTTCAGCAAGGATTGGTTAATTATTTCCTGCCAGATCTAAAGTTGCCTAACGGGGCAATGGTGGAAGGAGAATATGATGGAGATTCAAATAATCTGATCCTGAACCTTGACGCTACTGCGCTGAAATATATTATGACCAAAGAAGAGGAAATTACTGACGCTGATAAAGCGTTAGCTTCCTCTAATCCTGACTACCAGATCAACAATAGAAAGAATCTCAGCAGAGACAGCGCCCTGGTAGACAGTGTTAAGGTTAGAATTAATACAGCAAACCTTGCTCAGCAGCTGTATGCAAGAATCAATAGATTAGAATACAATAAAAATATTATTAAAGATTTCGAACTTAAAGGGAATAATGAAAACGGAAATACCTTGCATCTTGCAACCGTATTCAAGCATGGAAGTCCGGATGACGAAATCAATGAAAAGCTTAAAGAATATGCCATTAATGTAGATCAGTCTACAGATGCTGCTGGCGATTATGTTTTCAGATTCGAACCTACAGAGGTTAAATTCAATGAAGTTTCATGGGCCATTGATACCAGTCCGGAACTTAATCATTCCATTACCTACAGGAAAAATACCGGAGATTTTGATATCAGAAACCTGAGGGTGTATTCTGATAAGAGTGCTTTGTTTATAAAAGAAGCTCAATTTAAATCAATTAAGGATTTTTATGTAGATGCCGATATCAGTGATTTTGCGATAGAAAAACTGCTGGAAATGCAGTCCGGAGGTAATAGTATGGATATAAAAGGCCTTGCTAACGGAAGTGTAAAAATTAAGATGGATAAAAGCACTTTACAGCCTTTGGTGGACCTTACGGTAGATGATATTAAAATGAATGGGAATGATATGGGAGATATTTCCATCTCTGCTACCAACGGATTCTCACTGAATGTTTATGATATTGATGTAAAGGTGCATTCTGCTGGCGTATTAGGAAGCAACAGTTTAAATCTTACAGGTACTGTTAACAATAATACTGCTTCACCGGATATTGATCTGACAGCGGAAATGCGCGATTTTGACCTTTCATTTACCCAGCAGTTTGTTCAGACTATTTTTGGAAACCTCAGAGGAAAAGCAACGGGTGATCTTAAGATTAACGGAAAACTTAATAATCTTGATTACAGTGGTGATATTGCGTTAAAAGATTTTGGATTAAAGCTTTTGTTTACAGGGGTAGATTATTCATTTGATGATAATGTTATCCAGCTAAGTAAAGGACTTGCTATCCTCAATAATATTGAAGTACATGATGGAAGAACCAACTCCAAAGGGAACATTTCCGGAGCAATCCGATTTGAAACACTTTCTTCGATGGGGATTGATCTCATCATGAGAGCAGATAATCTGTTGGTGCTGAATTCTACACAGAAAGATTCTGACCTGTTTTGGGGAAGGGTTTACGGTCAAGGTGACTTGTACGTATCCGGTCCTGTATCCGGCCTAAGCATCAACACTCCAAATATGAAAGCACTTAACGGAAGTACTTTCACCTTCAATTCAGCTTCTACTTCAAATGTCGAAGAGTTCAAGATGCTGAGGTTCCTGAAGGAAGGAAAAGACGGATTGGTAACTCTGGAAGAAAAGAAAAAAACCGGCGCCAATATGAATATTGATTTCAATTTGGCAGTAGATAAAGGAACAACAGTAAATGTCCTTATTGGAGATGATGTGGGTAGTATTACGGTAAAAGGAGCGGCAGATCCGCTGAGGTTCCACATGAACAGACAGGGAAATATTGCCATGAGCGGTACATATAAGGTAGACAACGGAACATTCATTTCTAAAGCAATTCTGAACAAAACCTTCCAGATTCAGAAAAACAGCAGTATCAGATGGGATGGTGATGCAATGAAACCGGCTCTGGATATTACTGCCAACTATGTAAGAATGGTTTCGAATGCAGGAGAATATCTGAGTATGGGAAAACTACAGCCTATAAGTATTCTGTTGCAGGCTAATATTACGGAATCTCTTGTAGATCCTAAAGTGGAACTGAATGTAACCGCAATGGATGTTTCCAGCCAGGTGAGAGAAACTTTAGCAGCCAAAATGAGCCAGGAAGGAGAAAAAGTCCTTCAGTTTGGTTCCGTTCTTCTATTGAGTACCTTCAATGTTTCAAATACCGGTGGGGTAGATGTGAATGTAGGGAATGTGGCTGAATCTTCAGGATATAACATGCTTTTGAAACAGCTGGGCTCGGTTCTTAATACGATGAGTAATGAATTCCAGATTGACCTGAACTATGTAAAAGGGGATCAGAACTCCAATATTGGAGACAGAGCTAACGCCGGGGTCAGCGTTGCGCTTTCACCTAGAGTAAATATCAAGACCGGATTGGGAATTCCCTTGTCCAAAACAGAGGCCAGTACCACTGGAGCACAGAACAATTATCTTTCAGGAGAAGGATCTATAGAATATGATTTATCTAAAAAGAATGACGGAACTTTGGTGGTAAGAGGTTATTCTAAGCCTACCAATATTGGAATGATCAGTACAAACGGAACTGCTAATCAGGCCTATGGAGTTGGAGTTATGTGGAGTAAAAGCTTTAATTCTTTGTTTAAAAAGAAGAAAAAAGATAAAAAAGTATCTGCAGATAAAACGGAAATAAAAACAGATTCTACAAAATCAAATGCTAAATAA
- a CDS encoding Lrp/AsnC family transcriptional regulator: MNYQLDEIDKKILDFLVENTRMPFTEIAKQMDVSAGTIHVRVKKMEDAGIILGSSLNIDYGKLDYHFTAFIGILLTKSNRTQEVLKELSTIPNVIEASVISGKYNIFCKVRAKNTDDAKRIIYQIDDIQDVMRTESMISMEEFLSDKNRLINAISI, encoded by the coding sequence ATGAACTATCAACTGGACGAAATAGACAAGAAGATTCTTGATTTCTTAGTAGAAAACACAAGAATGCCTTTTACAGAAATTGCTAAGCAGATGGATGTTTCTGCTGGAACAATTCACGTAAGAGTGAAAAAGATGGAAGATGCAGGTATTATTTTGGGATCATCTCTAAACATCGATTATGGTAAGCTGGATTATCACTTTACAGCTTTCATCGGAATCCTTTTGACAAAATCAAACCGTACTCAGGAAGTATTGAAAGAATTGTCAACGATTCCTAACGTAATCGAAGCTAGTGTTATTTCCGGGAAATATAATATTTTCTGTAAAGTAAGAGCTAAGAATACTGACGATGCTAAGAGAATTATTTATCAGATCGATGACATTCAGGATGTAATGAGAACTGAAAGTATGATCTCTATGGAAGAATTCTTGAGTGACAAAAATAGACTGATCAACGCGATCTCTATTTAA